From a single Oncorhynchus nerka isolate Pitt River linkage group LG11, Oner_Uvic_2.0, whole genome shotgun sequence genomic region:
- the LOC115127657 gene encoding translocon-associated protein subunit gamma-like, translating to MAPKGSSKQQSEEDLLLQDFSRNLSAKSTALFYGNALIVSAIPIWLFWRIWHMDLVQSAVLYGVMTLVSTYLVAFAYKNVKFVLKHKVAQKREDAVSKEVTRKLSEADNRKMSRKEKDERILWKKNEVADYEATTFSIFYNNTLFLVLVIIASFFLLKNFNPTVNYILSISASSGLIALLSTGSK from the exons ATGGCACCCAAAGGTAGCAGTAAACAGCAATCCGAGGAAGACCTACTCCTGCAGGACTTCAGCCGAAACCTGTCTGCAAAGTCCACCGCGCTTTTCTACGGAAATGCGCTAATCGTGTCCGCAATTCCAATTT GGCTGTTCTGGAGAATCTGGCACATGGACCTGGTCCAGTCAGCAGTCCTGTATGGAGTCATGACACTGGTCAGCACCTACCTGGTGGCCTTCGCCTATAAGAATGTCAAGTTTGTCCTCAAACACAA AGTTGCCCAGAAGCGAGAGGATGCCGTCTCCAAGGAGGTGACCAGGAAACTATCTGAGGCTGACAATCGCAAGATGTCTCGTAAAGAGAAGGATGAGAG GATCCTGTGGAAGAAGAACGAGGTAGCTGACTATGAGGCCACCACCTTCTCTATCTTCTATAACAACACTCTGTTCCTGGTCCTCGTCATCATCGCCTCCTTCTTCCTGCTGAAGAACTTCAACCCCACCGT TAACTACATCCTATCCATCAGTGCCTCATCTGGCCTCATCGCCCTGCTCTCCACTGGATCCAAGTAA